In Sorghum bicolor cultivar BTx623 chromosome 10, Sorghum_bicolor_NCBIv3, whole genome shotgun sequence, one genomic interval encodes:
- the LOC8076146 gene encoding putative receptor protein kinase ZmPK1: MRDLCIFTTFVSFLISLSSVSVANDQSYLARGSSISTQDVTTAILVSPNGAFTCGFYKVATNAFTFSIWFSWASGKTVSWTANRDAPVNGRGSRLIFRKNGGLILVDYNGMVIWSTNTTASRSDRAMLLNSGNLVVMDTDGRHLWRSFDSPTDTLLPLQPMTRNTKLVSASARGLLYSGFYAFYFASNNILTLIYNGPETSSIYWPDPFYMPWDNGRTTYNSTRYGVLDQTGRFVASDQLEFEASDLGDEMMRRLTLDYDGNLRLYSLNITTGSWSVSWMAFPRMCNIHGLCGANSLCKYRLELESCSCLEGFEMIEPSDWSKGCRRKTNTMPFSFRKLPGTDLWGYDLNYSELAPWWMCRDMCLNNTNCQAFGYRKGTGECYPKAFLFNGRNFADPYNDIYLKTPKAVWSSPELAPGPIHICKVTEKEAYPSSQMFAADHSSFKFGYFLSSALTLLVIEVTLIIVGCWVVNKWERRPETMDEGYMIISSQFRRFSYKELERATKCFQEELGSGTSGAVYKGVLDDGREVAVKKLSNMMQGEQEFRSELSVIGRIYHMNLVRIWGFCAEQTHKLLVSEFVENGSLDRFLFDYQDLTYVLQWSQRYNIALGVAKGLAYLHHEWIVHCDVEPENILLDKEFEPKIADFGLVKVLSRGAGAQMLSRVHGTRGYIAPEWSLNLPITGKADVYSYGVVLLELVKGVRVSSWVIEGEEVVEMSIRCSAEILKEKLATQDLSWLLEFVDCRLDGEFNYLQAATMLKIAVSCVEEERSKRPSMDHILKTLLSLVE, encoded by the coding sequence ATGAGAGACCTCTGCATTTTCACCACATTTGTCTCCTTTCTTATATCATTATCCTCTGTTTCTGTTGCAAACGACCAGAGCTACCTTGCTAGAGGCTCCTCCATCTCCACCCAGGATGTAACCACAGCCATCCTAGTGTCACCTAATGGTGCCTTCACCTGTGGCTTCTACAAGGTGGCCACCAACGCCTTCACCTTTTCTATCTGGTTCTCCTGGGCATCTGGCAAGACTGTCTCCTGGACGGCTAACCGTGATGCTCCAGTTAATGGCAGGGGCTCCAGGCTCATCTTCCGGAAGAATGGAGGCTTGATCCTTGTGGACTATAATGGCATGGTCATATGGAGCACCAACACAACCGCATCTCGAAGTGATCGTGCAATGCTTCTCAATAGTGGCAACCTTGTTGTCATGGATACAGATGGGCGTCACCTCTGGAGAAGCTTCGACTCACCAACTGATACACTTCTACCATTGCAGCCGATGACTCGAAATACTAAGTTGGTATCTGCTTCTGCTAGGGGTTTGCTCTATTCAGGCTTCTATGCCTTCTACTTTGCCAGTAACAACATCCTAACTCTTATTTACAATGGTCCTGAGACTAGTAGCATATATTGGCCAGATCCATTCTACATGCCATGGGATAATGGTAGGACTACCTATAATAGTACCCGGTATGGGGTTCTTGATCAGACAGGACGGTTTGTGGCAAGTGACCAGCTAGAATTTGAAGCTTCTGAtcttggcgatgagatgatgAGGAGATTGACTCTTGACTATGATGGTAACCTTAGGTTGTATAGCCTAAACATAACCACTGGCAGTTGGTCAGTCTCTTGGATGGCATTCCCTCGAATGTGCAATATACATGGACTGTGTGGAGCAAACAGCCTGTGTAAATACAGATTGGAGCTAGAGTCATGTTCTTGCCTTGAAGGATTTGAGATGATTGAACCAAGTGACTGGAGCAAAGGTTGCAGGCGCAAAACTAATACCATGCCCTTTTCATTTAGGAAGCTTCCTGGAACGGACTTATGGGGCTATGACTTAAACTATTCTGAACTGGCGCCATGGTGGATGTGCAGGGATATGTGCTTGAACAATACCAACTGCCAAGCTTTTGGTTACCGGAAGGGAACAGGTGAATGTTATCCAAAGGCCTTTCTTTTCAACGGCAGGAACTTCGCAGATCCTTACAATGATATCTATCTGAAAACTCCAAAGGCAGTATGGTCTTCACCAGAATTGGCTCCTGGACCAATACATATTTGCAAAGTTACTGAAAAGGAAGCATACCCCTCATCACAAATGTTCGCGGCTGACCATTCCAGTTTCAAGTTTGGATACTTCCTATCTTCTGCATTGACATTGCTTGTCATTGAAGTGACTTTAATCATAGTAGGCTGTTGGGTTGTTAACAAATGGGAGAGAAGACCAGAGACTATGGACGAAGGTTACATGATCATTTCCAGCCAGTTCCGAAGGTTCAGCTACAAGGAGTTAGAGAGGGCAACCAAGTGTTTCCAAGAAGAGCTCGGAAGTGGCACATCAGGAGCAGTTTACAAGGGAGTCCTTGATGATGGAAGGGAGGTCGCAGTGAAGAAGCTAAGTAATATGATGCAAGGAGAACAAGAGTTCAGATCTGAGCTCAGCGTCATTGGAAGAATATATCATATGAATCTGGTAAGAATTTGGGGCTTCTGTGCTGAGCAAACTCACAAGCTATTGGTTTCCGAGTTTGTTGAAAATGGTTCGTTAGACAGATTTCTGTTTGATTATCAGGACTTGACTTATGTGCTGCAATGGAGCCAAAGGTACAATATTGCACTTGGAGTGGCAAAAGGACTGGCATATCTCCATCATGAATGGATCGTGCATTGTGATGTTGAACCAGAGAACATATTGTTAGATAAAGAATTCGAACCGAAAATTGCAGATTTTGGATTGGTTAAAGTACTAAGTCGAGGAGCAGGAGCACAGATGCTGTCAAGGGTGCATGGGACTAGAGGGTACATAGCACCAGAGTGGTCTCTAAATCTTCCAATAACAGGGAAGGCTGATGTTTACAGCTATGGTGTAGTGCTCCTCGAGTTAGTAAAAGGGGTCCGGGTTTCCAGTTGGGTAATTGAGGGCGAGGAGGTGGTCGAAATGTCTATTCGATGCTCTGCTGAGATTCTCAAAGAGAAATTGGCAACCCAAGATCTGTCGTGGCTCCTGGAGTTTGTTGACTGCAGACTGGATGGAGAATTCAACTACTTACAAGCAGCCACGATGTTAAAGATAGCGGTATCATGCGTGGAAGAGGAGAGGAGCAAAAGACCTAGCATGGACCATATCCTTAAAACTCTGCTTTCACTAGTGGAATAG